A region of Streptomyces deccanensis DNA encodes the following proteins:
- a CDS encoding GDSL-type esterase/lipase family protein, with translation MTSPWITTPITADLLRGALELERTEHGVLPHRLPARARAQCADPQLAMVESQPSGVRLVFRTRATAVALDALRTKRTYVGAPPRPDGLYDLLVDGRPTARGSVPDGNTVTIDMTTGTAEHRPGPPGTVTFTDLPDGLKTIEIWLPHNETTELVALRTDAPVEPAPDRGRRVWLHHGSSISHGSDTASPTGIWPAHAASLAGVDLINLGFGGSALLDPFVARAIRDTPADLISVKIGINLVNHDVMRLRAFTPAVHGFLDTIRDGHPTAPLLVVSPILCPIHEDTPGPSAPDFTGLAEGRLRFRAMGDPEDLTPGKLTLRVIREELAAIVAQRAEEDPALHYLDGLALYGDQDATTLPLPDDLHPDAETHHLIGERFAELAFTAKGAFAP, from the coding sequence ATGACCTCCCCCTGGATCACCACCCCCATCACCGCCGACCTCCTGCGCGGCGCCCTGGAGCTGGAGCGCACCGAACACGGCGTCCTGCCGCACCGGTTGCCCGCACGGGCCCGCGCGCAGTGCGCCGACCCGCAGCTGGCCATGGTCGAGTCCCAGCCCTCCGGCGTCCGCCTGGTCTTCCGCACCCGCGCCACCGCCGTCGCACTCGACGCCCTGCGCACCAAGCGGACCTACGTGGGCGCCCCGCCCCGCCCGGACGGCCTGTACGACCTCCTCGTCGACGGCCGCCCGACCGCCCGGGGCAGCGTGCCGGACGGCAACACCGTGACCATCGACATGACCACCGGCACCGCCGAGCACCGGCCGGGCCCGCCCGGCACGGTGACCTTCACCGACCTCCCCGACGGCCTCAAGACGATCGAGATCTGGCTCCCGCACAACGAGACCACCGAGCTCGTCGCCCTGCGCACCGACGCCCCCGTCGAGCCCGCCCCCGACCGGGGCCGCCGTGTCTGGCTGCATCACGGCAGCTCGATCAGCCACGGCTCCGACACCGCGAGCCCCACCGGCATCTGGCCCGCCCACGCCGCCTCCCTGGCCGGGGTCGACCTCATAAACCTGGGCTTCGGCGGCAGCGCCCTCCTCGATCCCTTCGTCGCCCGCGCCATCCGGGACACCCCCGCCGACCTGATCAGCGTCAAGATCGGCATCAACCTCGTCAACCACGACGTGATGCGGCTGCGCGCCTTCACCCCGGCCGTCCACGGCTTCCTCGACACGATCCGCGACGGCCACCCCACCGCCCCGCTGCTCGTCGTCTCCCCGATCCTCTGCCCCATCCACGAGGACACCCCCGGCCCCAGCGCCCCCGACTTCACCGGCCTCGCCGAGGGCCGCCTCCGCTTCCGCGCCATGGGCGACCCGGAGGACCTCACCCCCGGCAAACTCACCCTCCGCGTCATCCGCGAGGAACTCGCGGCGATCGTCGCCCAGCGCGCCGAGGAGGACCCCGCCCTCCACTACCTGGACGGCCTCGCCCTCTACGGCGACCAGGACGCCACCACCCTCCCCCTCCCGGACGACCTCCACCCCGACGCCGAAACCCACCACCTCATCGGAGAACGCTTCGCGGAGCTGGCTTTCACAGCCAAGGGCGCGTTCGCGCCCTGA
- a CDS encoding TetR/AcrR family transcriptional regulator: MARAGLSPERLALAGAELADEIGFDEVTVSELARRFDVKVASLYSHVRNSQDLKTRIALLALEEMADRGAAALAGRAGKDALAALGDVYRDYARAHPGRYAAAQLRLDPQAAAASAGGRHAQMTRAILRGYDLTEPDQTHAVRLLGSVFHGYVSLESAGGFSHSAPDSQESWERVIDALDALLCNWPAPPPG, translated from the coding sequence ATGGCACGCGCGGGGCTCAGCCCGGAACGTCTCGCCCTCGCGGGCGCCGAGTTGGCCGACGAGATCGGCTTCGACGAGGTGACCGTCTCGGAGTTGGCCCGCCGTTTCGACGTGAAGGTCGCGAGCTTGTACTCGCACGTGCGCAACTCCCAGGACCTCAAGACCCGGATCGCCCTCCTGGCCCTGGAGGAGATGGCCGACCGTGGCGCCGCCGCGCTCGCCGGCCGGGCCGGGAAGGACGCGCTGGCGGCCCTCGGCGACGTCTACCGCGACTACGCCCGCGCGCACCCCGGCCGGTACGCGGCGGCCCAGCTCAGACTGGACCCCCAGGCGGCCGCGGCGAGCGCGGGCGGCCGGCACGCACAGATGACCAGGGCCATCCTGCGCGGCTACGACCTCACCGAGCCGGACCAGACGCACGCCGTCCGGCTCCTCGGCAGCGTCTTCCACGGCTACGTCAGCCTGGAGTCGGCCGGCGGCTTCAGCCACAGCGCCCCCGACTCGCAGGAGAGCTGGGAACGCGTCATCGACGCTCTCGACGCCCTGCTGTGCAACTGGCCGGCCCCGCCCCCCGGTTGA
- a CDS encoding M14 family zinc carboxypeptidase, which produces MRPPRPGPRSALFSVVAVTVTTGSLLIAPHPAGADPRPPVREGSALSSGAARTPASVTRRALTAPVADLADTTGSSRGYPREQILSPDPENPADKSLKLGLTPYHAIAPKLNALQRLGDRVSVEIAGRSAGGHRLYLVTVTAPESARQARAQARMRELIESAPRSAARSPEIRKTYKAPVFFNNNIHGNEWEGTDASLQLIERLATATDAGTKDLLAHSRLYFNITANPDGRIAGTRANAAGFDMNRDFVTASQPEVRAMRRIQIDKQPAVMLDLHGYVNGTLIEPTTPPHGENYEYDLFLKNTYANALRMESAVNGLGHTPAKDGVEPVQIPFRDSAEGWDDWPPIFTPQYAAFHGTVAAHTVEIPLQVNNAAYESLPVGELRRRSAINVDVAGAALRATLDFVREKRTSLIADQIEVFRRGAEAAAQVPVSEKTVPGVPGIGPEDVYTTEFPRAYVVPAGGGQRSATAAARLVDHLLANDVRVTRATRAFRLDGRSYAKGSYLVDMRQPKRGMANVLLADGRDISDKVSVMYDISGWSLGRLWGATVVAADSGRPSAVPARPVTSAARVGHVAPRGDLRLRLDSPQEIAALNSLLADGVSVRQATDGSALVPSSARRRAEVLARSYDVVFEAAKGLKGLKGTPLRPARVAAAVTAGELFALREMGFDVVPVSTSILNAGFDWSRADVLFVSSGLSYGALNPSARTALTGFLAGHGLVGRGAAGAALASATGRLQATAVQGNGDANGVVRVVNSGGAVTGGAPDHSFVYAPVWFTGLGDGVTVEQTYGTGNPLVSGHWRPSEDGSGGPAAAAGRPSVISGPNAVLFGTEPLFRAHPKGELPQVGRALLTVWR; this is translated from the coding sequence GTGCGTCCGCCGAGACCCGGCCCGAGATCCGCACTGTTCAGCGTCGTCGCCGTCACCGTCACCACGGGGTCGTTGCTGATCGCCCCGCACCCCGCGGGCGCCGACCCGAGACCGCCGGTCCGCGAGGGGTCTGCCCTCTCGTCGGGCGCCGCCCGGACCCCAGCGAGCGTGACCCGGCGAGCCCTGACCGCACCGGTCGCGGACCTCGCCGACACGACTGGTTCCAGCCGTGGTTACCCGCGCGAGCAGATCCTCTCCCCCGACCCGGAGAACCCGGCCGACAAGTCCCTCAAACTGGGCCTCACCCCGTACCACGCCATCGCCCCGAAGCTGAACGCCCTTCAGCGGCTCGGCGACCGGGTGAGCGTGGAGATCGCCGGCAGGTCGGCCGGCGGGCACCGGCTCTACCTCGTCACCGTGACCGCCCCCGAGTCCGCCCGCCAGGCCCGCGCCCAGGCGCGGATGCGCGAACTCATCGAGTCCGCCCCCCGGTCGGCCGCCAGGAGCCCGGAGATCCGCAAGACGTACAAGGCGCCCGTCTTCTTCAACAACAACATCCACGGCAACGAGTGGGAGGGCACCGACGCGTCCCTCCAGCTGATCGAGCGGCTGGCGACGGCGACCGACGCCGGGACGAAGGACCTCCTCGCCCACTCCCGGCTGTACTTCAACATCACCGCCAACCCGGACGGCCGGATCGCGGGCACCCGCGCCAACGCGGCCGGGTTCGACATGAACCGGGACTTCGTCACCGCCTCGCAGCCCGAGGTGCGGGCGATGCGGCGGATCCAGATCGACAAGCAGCCCGCCGTGATGCTCGATCTGCACGGATACGTCAACGGCACCCTCATCGAGCCGACCACTCCCCCGCACGGCGAGAACTACGAGTACGACCTGTTCCTGAAGAACACCTACGCCAACGCGCTGCGCATGGAGTCGGCCGTCAACGGCCTCGGTCACACGCCCGCGAAGGACGGCGTCGAACCGGTCCAGATCCCGTTCCGCGACTCGGCGGAGGGGTGGGACGACTGGCCGCCGATCTTCACCCCGCAGTACGCCGCCTTCCACGGCACCGTCGCCGCGCACACCGTGGAGATCCCGCTCCAGGTGAACAACGCGGCGTACGAGTCGCTGCCGGTCGGGGAACTCCGCCGCCGCTCCGCGATCAACGTCGACGTGGCCGGCGCGGCCCTGCGCGCGACCCTCGACTTCGTACGGGAGAAGCGGACTTCGCTGATCGCCGACCAGATCGAGGTCTTCCGGCGCGGTGCCGAGGCCGCCGCCCAGGTGCCGGTCTCGGAGAAGACCGTGCCCGGAGTGCCCGGCATCGGCCCCGAGGACGTCTACACGACCGAGTTCCCGCGCGCCTACGTCGTCCCCGCGGGCGGCGGGCAGCGCTCCGCCACGGCCGCCGCGCGACTCGTCGACCACCTGCTCGCCAACGACGTACGCGTGACGCGCGCGACCCGTGCCTTCCGGCTCGACGGCCGGTCGTACGCGAAGGGTTCGTACCTGGTCGACATGCGTCAGCCCAAGCGCGGGATGGCCAATGTGCTGCTCGCCGACGGGCGGGACATCAGCGACAAGGTCTCGGTGATGTACGACATCTCCGGCTGGAGCCTGGGGCGGCTGTGGGGCGCCACCGTGGTGGCGGCGGACAGCGGTCGCCCGTCCGCCGTGCCCGCCCGGCCGGTGACGTCCGCCGCCCGCGTCGGACACGTCGCCCCGCGCGGTGACCTGCGCCTCCGGCTCGACTCCCCGCAGGAGATCGCCGCCCTCAACTCCCTGCTCGCGGACGGGGTTTCCGTACGTCAGGCTACCGACGGCAGCGCGCTCGTGCCGTCCTCGGCGCGACGGAGGGCCGAGGTGCTCGCGCGCTCCTACGACGTGGTCTTCGAGGCGGCCAAGGGTCTGAAGGGCCTGAAGGGCACACCCCTGCGGCCGGCCCGCGTGGCCGCGGCCGTCACGGCGGGCGAGCTCTTCGCGCTGCGCGAGATGGGCTTCGACGTGGTGCCGGTGTCGACGTCGATCCTCAACGCGGGCTTCGACTGGTCGAGGGCGGATGTGCTGTTCGTGTCGTCCGGTCTGTCGTACGGCGCTCTGAACCCGTCCGCCCGTACGGCCCTCACCGGGTTCCTCGCCGGACACGGGCTGGTCGGCCGGGGCGCGGCCGGCGCGGCGCTCGCCTCGGCCACCGGGCGGTTGCAGGCCACGGCGGTGCAGGGCAACGGGGACGCCAACGGCGTGGTGCGCGTGGTGAATTCGGGCGGCGCGGTGACCGGCGGCGCGCCGGACCACAGCTTCGTCTACGCGCCCGTATGGTTCACCGGGCTGGGCGACGGTGTGACCGTCGAGCAGACGTACGGCACCGGGAACCCGCTGGTCTCGGGGCACTGGCGGCCGTCGGAGGACGGCTCCGGGGGCCCGGCCGCCGCGGCTGGCCGGCCGTCCGTGATCAGCGGGCCGAACGCGGTCCTCTTCGGCACGGAGCCCCTCTTCCGCGCCCATCCGAAGGGGGAACTCCCGCAGGTGGGGCGGGCGTTGCTGACCGTGTGGAGATAG
- a CDS encoding serine hydrolase domain-containing protein, translating into MTEGTRTAAVHGTVAEGFEAVREEFAAFVAGERADYEGQLAAYVRGRRVVDLWAGPAEEAETGGEALHGVFSSTKGAAHLVVALLVQDGVLELDREVVHYWPEFAAEGKGAVTLRELISHRAGLIGTDAGFTLEELADDRVLAERLAVQRPYWRPGAAFGYHALVIGALTGEVVRRATGRTLQEVYEERIRAPYDLDLFLGLPEEHEPRFRTVQPMLPTPAQQAELDAAPSGPHTLTSIAFNNQVPEPGELTDFPNARIVRAGGQASAGGVGSARGLAGMYAAAVSELDGRPPLLKPDTIGEFGQVHSLGHDLVSRAPKAFGLGFQATAELVHPFLGAGTFGHSGAAGSQAFADPRSGLAYGYTRRRMAFPGGAAPENTGLVRAVHTAALASQP; encoded by the coding sequence ATGACCGAGGGGACCCGGACGGCCGCCGTCCACGGGACCGTGGCCGAGGGCTTCGAGGCGGTGCGCGAGGAGTTCGCCGCCTTCGTGGCCGGTGAACGGGCCGACTACGAGGGTCAGTTGGCCGCGTATGTGCGGGGGCGGCGGGTCGTCGACCTGTGGGCCGGCCCCGCCGAGGAGGCGGAGACGGGCGGCGAAGCGCTGCACGGCGTGTTCTCCTCCACCAAGGGCGCCGCCCATCTCGTCGTCGCGCTCCTCGTCCAGGACGGTGTGCTGGAGCTGGACCGTGAAGTCGTCCACTACTGGCCGGAGTTCGCGGCCGAGGGCAAGGGGGCGGTGACCCTGCGGGAGCTGATCTCGCACCGGGCGGGGCTCATCGGCACCGATGCCGGGTTCACCCTGGAGGAGCTGGCCGACGACCGGGTCCTCGCCGAACGCCTCGCCGTGCAGCGCCCGTACTGGCGGCCGGGCGCCGCCTTCGGCTACCACGCGCTGGTCATCGGGGCGCTCACCGGCGAGGTCGTACGGCGGGCGACGGGCCGCACGCTCCAGGAGGTGTACGAGGAGCGGATCCGCGCACCGTACGACCTCGATCTCTTCCTGGGGCTGCCGGAGGAGCACGAGCCCCGCTTCCGGACCGTGCAGCCGATGCTGCCGACGCCCGCGCAGCAGGCCGAGCTGGACGCGGCGCCCAGCGGCCCGCACACGCTGACGTCGATCGCGTTCAACAACCAGGTGCCGGAGCCGGGCGAGTTGACGGACTTCCCCAACGCGCGGATCGTGCGCGCCGGCGGGCAGGCGTCGGCGGGTGGCGTCGGTTCGGCGCGGGGGCTCGCCGGGATGTACGCGGCGGCCGTCAGCGAGCTCGACGGGCGGCCGCCGCTGCTCAAGCCCGACACCATCGGCGAGTTCGGCCAGGTGCACTCCCTCGGCCACGACCTCGTCTCGCGGGCCCCGAAGGCGTTCGGCCTGGGCTTCCAGGCCACGGCCGAACTGGTCCACCCCTTCCTCGGCGCCGGCACGTTCGGCCACAGCGGCGCCGCCGGGTCCCAGGCCTTCGCCGACCCCCGCAGCGGCCTCGCCTACGGCTACACCCGCCGCCGCATGGCCTTCCCGGGCGGGGCGGCCCCGGAGAACACGGGGCTGGTCCGGGCGGTGCACACGGCGGCGCTGGCGTCGCAGCCGTGA
- a CDS encoding NADP-dependent oxidoreductase encodes MSDTPALPATSREWHLLSRPAGWPKDEDFALVEAEIRQPGAGEVLVRNKYLSVDPYMRGRMSDAKSYVAPYELGKVMQGGAVGEVVASAADGIAVGDHVLHFGGWREYATIDAKQAVKVDPDAAPLSTYLGVLGMTGLTAYAGLLRVGAFKEGDAVFVSGAAGAVGSQVGQIAKLKGASRVIGSAGSDEKVKLLVEEYGFDAAFNYKNGPVAEQLKEAAPDGIDVYFDNVGGEHLEAAIGALNLRGRAVICGLISQYNATEPTPGPRNMAKILQNRLRVEGVLVGDHYDFQPQFVQEVGPWVASGELKYRETVVEGIENTLEAFLGVLRGDNTGKMIVKL; translated from the coding sequence ATGTCCGACACCCCCGCCCTCCCCGCCACCAGCCGTGAATGGCACCTGCTGAGCCGTCCCGCTGGCTGGCCCAAGGACGAGGACTTCGCCCTGGTCGAGGCGGAGATCCGGCAGCCCGGCGCGGGTGAGGTCCTCGTACGGAACAAGTACCTCTCCGTGGACCCGTACATGCGTGGCCGCATGAGCGACGCCAAGTCCTACGTCGCCCCCTACGAGCTGGGCAAGGTCATGCAGGGCGGCGCCGTGGGCGAGGTCGTCGCCTCGGCGGCGGACGGCATCGCCGTCGGCGACCACGTGCTGCACTTCGGCGGCTGGCGCGAGTACGCCACCATCGACGCCAAGCAGGCCGTGAAGGTCGACCCGGACGCCGCGCCGCTCTCCACCTACCTCGGTGTCCTCGGCATGACTGGCCTCACCGCCTACGCGGGCCTGCTGCGCGTCGGCGCCTTCAAGGAGGGCGACGCGGTCTTCGTCTCCGGCGCCGCCGGTGCCGTCGGCAGCCAGGTCGGCCAGATCGCCAAGCTCAAGGGCGCCTCACGGGTCATCGGCTCCGCGGGCTCCGACGAGAAGGTCAAGCTCCTCGTGGAGGAGTACGGCTTCGACGCCGCCTTCAACTACAAGAACGGCCCGGTGGCGGAGCAGCTCAAGGAGGCCGCCCCCGACGGCATCGACGTCTACTTCGACAACGTCGGCGGCGAGCACCTGGAGGCCGCGATCGGCGCGCTCAACCTGCGCGGCCGGGCCGTGATCTGCGGATTGATCTCCCAGTACAACGCGACCGAGCCGACCCCCGGCCCGCGCAACATGGCCAAGATCCTGCAGAACCGCCTCCGCGTCGAGGGCGTCCTCGTCGGCGACCACTACGACTTCCAGCCGCAGTTCGTCCAGGAGGTCGGCCCCTGGGTCGCCTCGGGCGAACTCAAGTACCGCGAGACCGTGGTGGAGGGCATCGAGAACACCCTGGAGGCCTTCCTCGGTGTCCTGCGCGGCGACAACACGGGCAAGATGATCGTCAAGCTCTGA
- a CDS encoding MarR family winged helix-turn-helix transcriptional regulator: protein MPTQKTTPRIDPLTMEVVELIGTVVARYHEEYEDAAAGHSLTGAQARLLGLLSLEPLPMRRLAQKLRCEPSNVTGIVDRLETRGLVERRPDPNDRRVKLAAATAEGRRVARSLRESLDFAREPLAGLSTTERESLRDLLRRMLGA, encoded by the coding sequence ATGCCCACGCAGAAGACGACCCCCCGCATCGACCCGTTGACCATGGAGGTCGTCGAACTCATCGGCACGGTGGTGGCCCGCTACCACGAGGAGTACGAGGACGCCGCCGCCGGACACAGCCTCACCGGCGCGCAGGCCCGCCTCCTCGGCCTCCTTTCCCTGGAACCGCTCCCCATGCGTCGTCTCGCCCAGAAACTGCGCTGCGAGCCGTCGAACGTGACCGGCATCGTGGACCGCCTGGAGACCCGGGGCCTGGTGGAGCGCCGCCCCGACCCGAACGACCGCCGCGTGAAACTGGCGGCCGCCACCGCCGAGGGCCGCCGGGTGGCCCGCAGCCTCCGCGAGTCCCTGGACTTCGCCCGCGAGCCGCTGGCGGGCCTGAGCACCACCGAGCGGGAGTCCCTGCGGGATCTGCTGCGGCGGATGCTGGGGGCGTAG
- a CDS encoding SCO2400 family protein, whose amino-acid sequence MDYCHPCRRHLNGALACPGCGTPVEELHAYADDADAHPEDTEETTSAPEDEPGPRTSRRRAGRERAGTRSNRRDRKAAAHRRRRKRALLIGSGLLLAVGALSLTELGMESPGSGPTTNAADDKSAGGASASPDGGSAERDGTTGGSGEDASPSASPSKSASPSASASEKDDKDKDEKEAEEEKERDAQSATAGSRPEVSTSAPAATAAPDPTTEPPSDPTPDDPAPEPSPSETCERFLWWCS is encoded by the coding sequence ATGGACTACTGCCACCCGTGCCGACGGCACCTCAACGGCGCCCTCGCCTGCCCGGGCTGCGGCACCCCCGTCGAAGAGCTACACGCGTACGCGGACGACGCCGACGCGCACCCCGAGGACACCGAGGAGACCACCTCGGCGCCCGAGGACGAACCCGGCCCCCGCACCTCGCGCCGCCGGGCCGGCCGTGAGCGCGCGGGGACGCGCTCCAACCGACGCGACCGCAAGGCGGCCGCCCACCGGCGCCGACGCAAGCGCGCCCTGCTGATCGGCTCCGGGCTGCTGCTGGCCGTCGGCGCGCTGAGCCTGACGGAGCTGGGCATGGAGTCCCCGGGCTCCGGTCCGACGACCAACGCGGCCGACGACAAGTCCGCGGGCGGCGCCTCGGCCAGCCCCGACGGGGGTTCGGCCGAGCGGGACGGCACGACCGGGGGCTCCGGCGAGGACGCCTCCCCGTCCGCCTCGCCCTCCAAGTCCGCCTCGCCGTCCGCCTCCGCGTCGGAGAAGGACGACAAGGACAAGGACGAGAAAGAGGCCGAGGAGGAGAAGGAACGCGACGCCCAGTCCGCGACCGCGGGCTCCCGCCCCGAGGTCTCCACCTCGGCCCCGGCCGCCACGGCCGCTCCCGACCCGACGACGGAGCCCCCCTCCGACCCGACCCCCGACGACCCCGCCCCCGAGCCCTCACCCTCGGAGACCTGCGAGCGGTTCCTGTGGTGGTGCTCCTAG
- the yjfF gene encoding galactofuranose ABC transporter, permease protein YjfF, translated as MSATTKTPTAPEGRTASGPSAVTRLLGDRRLPVLVTAALFLAMYVTGLSRYQNYGFADSQVFLNLFIDNGYLLVAAVGATFVIMSGGIDLSVGSLIGFTTMFTAWLVERQGLPLIVVVPLALGVGAFGGFLMGYVIHNFEIQPFIVTLAGLFLFRGLCLVISKESISISDSTVSSLAQTRVPLGLGDLSIGALVALAVLALAFYVLHYTRFGRRVYAIGGNEQSALLMGLPLGGTKIAVYTVSGFCSALAGLLFMLYIQSGDPLHAVGMELDAIAAVVIGGTLLTGGSGYVIGTLFGVLVLGLIKSIIQFEGTLSSWWTKIATGVLLCAFILIQRTMTARKQT; from the coding sequence ATGAGCGCGACCACCAAGACCCCCACGGCGCCGGAAGGCCGTACGGCGTCCGGGCCGTCCGCGGTCACCCGCCTGCTCGGCGACCGGCGGCTGCCGGTCCTGGTCACGGCCGCCCTGTTCCTCGCGATGTACGTCACCGGCCTCAGCCGGTACCAGAACTACGGGTTCGCCGATTCGCAGGTGTTCCTCAACCTGTTCATCGACAACGGCTACCTCCTGGTCGCCGCCGTCGGCGCCACCTTCGTCATCATGTCCGGCGGCATCGACCTGTCCGTGGGCTCGCTGATCGGCTTCACCACGATGTTCACCGCCTGGCTGGTGGAGCGTCAGGGCCTGCCCCTGATCGTGGTCGTCCCCCTCGCCCTCGGCGTGGGCGCGTTCGGCGGCTTCCTCATGGGCTATGTGATCCACAACTTCGAGATCCAGCCGTTCATCGTGACGCTCGCGGGCCTCTTCCTCTTCCGGGGCCTGTGCCTGGTCATCAGCAAGGAGTCCATCTCCATCAGCGACTCCACGGTCAGCAGCCTGGCCCAGACCCGGGTGCCCCTGGGACTCGGGGACCTGTCGATCGGCGCCCTGGTGGCCCTCGCCGTCCTCGCCCTCGCCTTCTACGTACTGCACTACACGCGCTTCGGACGCCGTGTGTACGCGATCGGCGGCAACGAGCAGTCGGCGCTGCTGATGGGGCTTCCGCTGGGCGGCACCAAGATCGCCGTCTACACGGTGAGCGGCTTCTGCTCGGCGCTGGCGGGCCTGCTGTTCATGCTGTACATCCAGTCCGGCGACCCGCTGCACGCCGTCGGCATGGAACTCGACGCCATCGCCGCGGTGGTCATCGGCGGCACCCTGCTGACGGGCGGCTCCGGCTATGTCATCGGCACGCTCTTCGGCGTCCTGGTGCTGGGCCTGATCAAGAGCATCATCCAGTTCGAGGGCACCCTCAGCTCCTGGTGGACGAAGATCGCCACCGGTGTGCTCCTCTGCGCGTTCATCCTGATCCAGCGGACCATGACGGCCCGCAAACAGACCTGA
- a CDS encoding ABC transporter permease, translating into MSTPSAAGTSRWRALTQHHLFWPVAVLVALLLINVPFTPDFFAIKMTDGHLYGSLVSIVLFGSPLILVAVGMTLVIATGGIDLSVGAVVAITGALTCSYISDQADQNALAGVFLAMGIGLVAAVLCGLWNGFLVARMGIQPIIATLIIMVAGRGVAQLITDGQIITINSEPYKLIGGGYWLTLPFSIFVVAAVVAVTVALTRKTALGLLVESVGGNAEASRLVGIRSRRIKIMVYMFCALCAGIAGLMISSNTSAADGNNAGLWIELDAILAVVIGGTSLLGGRFSIGGTVIGALVIQTLTTTIYTIGVPTQTNLVFKAAVVIVVCLLQSPKFRAKVFGAKGRGKPAAPAEPATPADAAPKMEVSR; encoded by the coding sequence GTGAGCACCCCATCCGCAGCCGGCACCTCCCGCTGGCGGGCGCTGACGCAGCACCACCTGTTCTGGCCGGTCGCGGTCCTGGTGGCCCTGCTGCTCATCAACGTCCCCTTCACGCCCGACTTCTTCGCGATCAAGATGACGGACGGCCACCTCTACGGCAGCCTCGTCTCGATCGTGCTGTTCGGTTCGCCGCTGATCCTGGTCGCGGTCGGCATGACCCTCGTCATCGCCACCGGCGGCATCGACCTCTCCGTCGGCGCGGTCGTCGCCATCACCGGCGCCCTGACCTGTTCGTACATCAGCGACCAGGCCGACCAGAACGCGCTGGCCGGGGTGTTCCTGGCCATGGGGATCGGGCTGGTGGCCGCGGTCCTGTGCGGTCTGTGGAACGGGTTCCTGGTCGCCCGGATGGGCATCCAGCCGATCATCGCGACCCTCATCATCATGGTCGCCGGCCGCGGTGTCGCCCAGCTGATCACCGACGGCCAGATCATCACCATCAACAGCGAGCCGTACAAGCTGATCGGCGGCGGCTACTGGCTGACGCTGCCCTTCTCCATCTTCGTGGTGGCCGCGGTCGTCGCCGTCACCGTCGCGCTGACCCGGAAGACCGCGCTCGGACTGCTCGTCGAGTCCGTCGGCGGCAACGCCGAGGCCAGCCGCCTGGTCGGCATCCGGTCCCGGCGCATCAAGATCATGGTCTATATGTTCTGCGCCCTGTGCGCGGGCATCGCGGGCCTGATGATCAGCTCCAACACCTCGGCCGCGGACGGCAACAACGCCGGCCTGTGGATCGAGCTGGACGCGATCCTCGCGGTGGTCATCGGCGGCACCTCGCTGCTCGGCGGCCGGTTCTCGATCGGTGGCACCGTGATCGGCGCCCTCGTGATCCAGACCCTGACCACCACGATCTACACCATCGGCGTGCCGACCCAGACCAACCTGGTCTTCAAGGCCGCCGTCGTCATCGTCGTCTGCCTGCTGCAGTCCCCGAAGTTCCGGGCCAAGGTCTTCGGCGCCAAGGGGCGCGGAAAGCCCGCCGCCCCGGCGGAGCCCGCCACCCCGGCCGACGCCGCCCCGAAGATGGAGGTGTCGCGATGA